Part of the Candidatus Brocadia sinica JPN1 genome, GTATTTAGGGATTTGTCAGAAATCAGGGAACTGGAGACGCGCCTGAGAAATGCAGATAAATTGGCCGCTGTTGGCGCTATGGCTGCATGTATTGCTCATGAAATTCGTAACCCTCTGAACGGAATAGAGGGGTTCTCCGCTTTGCTTGCAAGAGACTTCGAGGATTCAGATCCAAGAAAGAAGCTGGTAAAAAATATCATACAGGGTACAAAGAATTTAAATAAGTCGGTGACTGATCTGCTGATATTTGCCCGTCCACTCAGACTGAAATTAAGGAACAATAGTATTTCTGAGATATTGAATAAGACACTTTTCTTTGTGACAGAGGATATGAAACAAAAGGGCATTACGAACATTCTCATTCGGAAAGAATATAATTTTGACACAGACTGCTTGCGATGTGATCCCGAGAAATTGCACCAGGCTTTTTTAAATCTCTGCTTTAATGCGATCCAGTCCATGGTGCGCGGGGGTTGTTTAACGATATTTACACGCCTGGCAGAGGATGATGCACAGGGGAGTATCCAGGTAGGGATAAGGGATACAGGGGCTGGCATTGAGAAAGAAGTTGTTCATAAAATCTTTGACCCGTTTTTTACGACAAAACAAGAAGGGACTGGTTTAGGATTGGCGATCGTGAGCAGGATTATTGAGGCGCATAACGGCAAGATTTATGTTGAGAGCGTGGAGGGCAAAGGGACAACTTTTTATATTAACTTGCCAAGGAATGGTAATTTCAATACAGATATTTTCAATGATGCGAATCTGAAAAACGAAGCTTTGGTGCCGCAGCTTGTATAAAGTCACGGTCTTGTTGAAGAAAACGATGTATGTTTATTTTTTTGATTTTGACATTCTACAGGGGAATTATATGAGTGTAGAAAAGGTATTGGTTGTAGACGATGATACATTGGGTCGAGAATATCTTTGTGAAACGTTGACGAGAGGTGGGTATGATATTGTTTCAGCAAGTGATGGACAACAAGCGATAGCCAGGGTTGGCAGGGAAGGATACGATTTGATTTTTCTGGATATGAAAATGCCGGGAATGTGCGGTATGGAGGTTCTCGAAAAGGTAAAGGCTATTTCACCCGAGACCGTTGTAATTCTTATGACAGCCTATGGAACTATAGAGACTGCAGTAGAGGCAATGAAAAAAGGGGCGTATGATTACATCATTAAACCATTTTCCCCTGATCAGATAGAACGTTTAATTTCCAGAGTGAATGAGCGTCAAAAACTAATTATAGAGAATAAATATTGGAGAGCCAACTCAAATATTGACGAAAAATTGAATCCCGTCTTTAGCCGAAACTCCAGAATGTCCCAGATATATGAACAGATTAAAAAGATCGCGCAAAGCAAGGCAAGTGTTCTTATTCAAGGGGAAAGTGGTACGGGAAAGGAACTCGTTGCACGTGCGATACACTATCATAGCCATCGATGCGAAAAGCCTTTTATTCGGGTTAATTGTGCCGCTCTGGCAGAAACCCTTTTGGAAAGCGAACTTTTCGGACATGAACGTGGGGCTTATACTGGCGCCAATTCAAAACGCGTAGGGCGTTTTGAATTGGCGAATGAAGGTACTTTATTGCTTGATGAGATCAGTGAAATATCACCCAATATACAGGCTAAATTACTAAGGGTTCTTGAAGAGGAAGAGTTTGAGCGGGTAGGGGGAGAAAAGACTATAAAGATTGACGTAAGGATTGTAGCAACGACAAACAGGGACCTAATGGATGAAATTCATAAAGGTACTTTTCGTGAAGACCTTTTTTATCGTCTGAATGTTGTCCCTATCCATTTACCGTCTTTAAGGGAACGACGAGAGGATATTCCTCTGCTTGTGGACTACTATCTCAAAAAGTACAGTATAGAAAATGATGCTATAGTAAAATCTGTAGATAAGGAGACGCTAGATTATCTGTGTCAATACAATTGGCCGGGAAATGTGAGAGAATTAAAAAATGTCATACAAAGATCTGTAGTTATGGGATCATCTGAGGTACTTCAAAGAGAGCAATTTACTGGTCTTTTTATTCATCAGGATCTAAAACAAACAGAAAGTACATTGACAGCAGGAAAAGCCATTGAGGATGTAGAGAAAGACCTGATTTATAATACACTTGAAAAAACGGGTGGAAATAAAACTAAGGCTGCGGAATTGCTTAAGATCACGACGAGGACATTACGAAACAAACTCAACAGATACGATGCAGAATCTAAATCTTCTCAGGAAAGGGAAATAATTTCCTGTGTGAAATGAATATTTTACCTGTTAGCTTTCAATAAGTATTTTCGTGTGTTATATAAGATCTTGCAATTGTGCTAGTTAGGTAATGATCATGTGTTGTGGAATGGTCTAATATTGTGGCATTTGTTTTGCTCAAATTCAGGAGAATTAATATGATTACAGGCATAGACAAAAGTATTAATTTATTAGAAAAAATGTTGGATGTTTCAGCAATAAAACACAAGGTTATTGCGAACAACATTGCAAATATCAATACCCCCGGCTATAAAAAAATGGAGGTAAGCTTTGCCGAACAGCTTGAAAAAGTGATAAAAGATAATTCTATGAACAAATTCGACAGCCTTCAGCCCAAGATTGTTCTTTCAAAGGAAGACGCAAATGGAACCGTGCGGAATGATGGTAATAACGTAGATATGGATAAAGAAGTTTCTTCTTTAATGAAAAATACCCTTTCATACAATATTTATACGCAATTGCTGGCAAAAAAGATGGAGTCGTTAAAATCGGCAATTGAAAATTCTCGAATTTAAAGGAGTAATGAAATGGGAATAGATAGTATGCTTTCCATATTTGATATTAGTGGTTCTGGACTGTCTGCTGAACGGATAAGGATGAATGTAATTGCTAACAATATAGCAAACGCAAATGCTACCGATACTCCTGAGGGGGGGCCATATCGTAAAGAACAAGTGGAATTCTCCTCGGTGCTTAACAAGACGATGCAGAAGAGCGATGTTAAAGGTGCAGAGAGATTGGGTGGTGTGAAAGTTCAAAGAATTTTGAAAAGTACAGAACCGTTTAATAGGGTGTATATTCCTGGTCATCCCAAGGCAGATGCAAAAGGTTTTGTGGAGATGCCCAACGTGAGTGTTATGATGGAGATGGTAGATCTTGTCACAGCAACAAGATCATATGAGGCAAACCTTGCGGTAATAAATTCATCAAAAGATATGAATAACCGCGCCTTATCGATTATTGGAAAATAGAGGATAGATTAATGGACATTTCACCTATTAAAAATAAAGGAACCAGTCCGACAAATAAGGAGCTTGTTAGCTTGGTTGATGAGCAGGAACAAGGTCCCTCATTTCAAAGAACATTAAGCGGTTTCATAAATGAAGTAAACGACCTTCAAACAAAGGCTAATGCAAGTATTGAAAATCTTGCAACCGGAAAAGTAGAAAATGTCCATGAGGTCATGATCGCCATGGCAAAGGCGGAGGTGAGTTTTAAATTTATGATGGAAGCACGTAACAAACTTGTGGAAACTTACAAAGAAGTTATGCGCATGCAGATGTAGGTAGTATTGTAAAAATTGGCAACATGCCAGGAAAGAACATCTCGAACAAACCCCTTCGATTTATAAGCTTCTTTTCAATTGGTTCAAAACCAGATTCTGATCTCAATATTTCAATAGTAGAATGTCATTTCAAAATAATTTTTGATTCTTTCCAACAATTCAAACGTCCTGTTCATAAAGGTTGTTAAAATAATATACAGATGATTAGCGCATTGTATTGGAATTGTGGACTTCCGCATGTAGTCATTTAAATTGATCTGTATGGAGTCGTATGTTGTTAATCTGTAATATCAATTTTAATAATAAGTTAAGACTATTTTGTCTTGAGCAACTTAATAGTGTTTCTTGGTACCAAAATTGCTTTTTTCTCCGTAGACAACTAACTCGTATCAGGGGATTTGAAAATATGGAGAGAGAGGACTATGAATTTTGATTTGAAGAAAGTAATGAGTCAATTCGGAAATATCTGGAATGGAATCAGCTTTTCCCACAAATTTATTATGATTATGATGACTATGGGGTTTATAGGAAGTATGATTGGAGTAACGCAATGGGCAAGGAAGCCTGATTTCGGTTTGCTTTACGGGGAACTGAATCCAAGAGAAAGCGGAGAAATAATAGATTTCATTAAAGAGGAAAACATTCCCTACCAGATTAGTGGGAGCGGGTCTACGATCTTAATTCCTTCTGAGAAGATACATGAAGTGAGGCTAAGACTTGCAGGTAAAGGATTGCCACGGGAGGAATCTGGGTATGAGTTATTGGATAAAGTGGGTTTTGGCACGTCAGATTTCGTACAAAGGGTGAATTACCGCAGGGCGATTCAAGGAGAACTTGCAAAAACAATCAGACATTTAGATTACGTAGAATGGGCACAAGTACACATAGCTTTGCCGGAGGCTTCTCTTTTTGTAGAGGATGAAAAACAACCGACGGCCTCCGTAATTTTAAAGTTAAAAACGAAGAGTGGTGGTATTTTAAAGCCTGAGCAGGTAGTCAGTATTACCCATCTTGTCAGTTCAAGCGTTGAGGGGCTCAAACCAGAAAATGTTACTATTGCTGATACACGTGGGAATCTGCTTTCGAAGAAAGAATCATCGTTGTCAAATGCGGGTGTGAGTAATGACCAGTTAGAAGTTAAGAAAAAGATTGAGGAGTATTTTGTTGCCAAGGCCCAGGATCTGTTGGACAGGATTGTTGGAGCCGGTAAGTCTGTTGTGCGTGTAAGTGCAGAGTTGGATTTTAAACATGTAGATGAAAAACTGGTTGAATATGATCCTGAACGCAGAGTACCCAAGGTCCAGACCGTAACGACAAGGGTATCTGGTGGTGCGCCTTTTTCGGGCGGTGGTGTGCCAGGGATGCAGGCCAATCTCAATCTTTCCCAGTCGGGGATTATTCAGTCCGTAGGGTCATCGGAGGAAGAAGAGACTGCGCAAACTCAATATGAGTTGAGTAAAACGGAACGTATTATTGCCGACCACGGTGCGAACCTGAAACGCTTATCTGTGGCGGTGCTTGTGGATGGTATGTACGAAGAGCAAAAATCCGGGGATGGAAAAGTTCAAAAAATTTATATTCCCAGAAATAAAGATGATTTGACAAGAATTGCAGGGCTTGTAAAACAGGCAATTGGGATCGATGAATCCGGTAATCGTAATGATGGTTTTGAAATACAAAATGTGCAATTTTATGAACCATCTTATGAACAAGAAGAGGCTTCAATAAAAAAAGAACAACAAAAAGAATTTATATTAAAAATGGCAAAGAATGGGTCACTTGCGATTACCGTATTAGCCTTTCTGATGTTTATGCTGAGGAGTATGAAAAAACTCAGAAAGACAAATACTGTTGTAGCTCAAGATGCTCAGAACAACATTATAAAAACACGTGCGAAGAATGCGAACATGCCGGCAGAAGAAAATACATATGAGGAAGAAGAAAAAGATAGTGAGGCAAGGCATTCAAAATTACGTTCACAAATTATTCAGAATGTACGAAAAGACCCGAGTTTAACTGCCAATTCGTTAAAAAAATGGATAACTGCAGATCTCGCGGTTAGAGAATAAATGAATACTATAAATTTAACAGGAATTCAAAAAGTAGCAATCTTGTTATCAACCCTTGACGCTGATACTGCTGCGGAGGTAATTAAGGAATTTAACGAAGAGCAAATTGCGGCTGTTACTGCGGCAATGTCAGATATTGAACGTGTTGAAAAAGAACTTGTCGAAAGGGTACTCTATGATTTATCTGAAGAATTAAAGTCAAATGAAAGGATCGTCAAATATGACAACAATTCTTTCAAAAAACTTCTTGAAAAGGCCATAGGAGTACAAAAAAGTGAAGAAATCATAACAAGTGTTCAGGAAGGGACTATATTCCCTACACCTTTTTCTGCGCTCCGTGAGGCCAGCGATGAGGATGTAATACGTATTCTTGCAGGTGAACATCCGCAAACGATTGCACTTGTGCTGTCGTATGTTGATTCACAGCGTGCTGCGAAGGTTTTGTCGCAATTCCCTACGGAGTTTCAATCAGAGATCATTATGAGAATTGCTACGATGGAACCGCCCCCTACAAAGCTGCTGCTGCAAGTAAATGAAGTTGTTGTATCAAAAATAAAAAGTGATGATCGTCGCCGAAAGACGCCAGCAAAGAAAAAATATAAATTCGCTTCGGAAATTATTGGCAGTATGGATGGATCTGCTGATAAAAACGTAATTGATCAAATAAGCTACAAGAACCCAGAGCTTGCAGATGAGATTAAAAAATTACTGTTTACCTTTGAAGATGTTGTTAATGTCCAGGACGAAGCTCTAAGAAAAATTCTTACAGAGATAGACAATAATGTGATTGCACTGGCGCTAAAAACTGCCAATCCAGAGGTTGAGAAAAAATTCTTCAGCAATATGTCCAAACGTGTTGGAGACTCAGTCAGGGAAGTCAAGGATCTCTTAGGGCCGAGGCTCTTATCTGAAGTGGAATCTGCACAGCAGCAGATTGTTGAGGCGGTAAAACGACTTGAAGCAAAAGGGGAAGCTATTTTGAAAAAGAAGGGCGCTAAGGGGGGTGCTGATAAATTTGTATGAAAAACAAAAAGGTATATCTATCGCCTGATGTGAAAGGTATTTATATTTTACAATCCACTGCCAATCAAAAAAAATCTTCTCCAGAGGACTATGAGATAAAACAGGAAATGGAAGAGAAGGAAAATGAAAAAAAAAGGAAAGAGGAAGAGAACAGATTAAAGGAACTTGAAGCGGTGAAGGAAGAGGCATATGAAAAGGGAAGGCTGAATGCTGAACATGACTTTGCATTGGAAATTGAAGAACTAAGAAACGAATATGGGTCGTTGGTGACGCTATTCCGGGATGCGGTAAAACAGCTAACAGATATAAGAAAGAAAATATGGCAAGAGAGTGAAACCGAGATCATCAAACTTATTTTAACTATATCAAAAAAAATCGTGGGATACGAAATTAATACGAACGGTATTCATGTTGTAAAACATATAGTGAAGGAAGCACTTTCTAGTGTCGGTGAGAAGAAGATTGTTGCTGTTCGGCTTTCTCCTGATGATCTTAGAAAAATAAATACGCTGGAAGAAACGAAAATAATGGATCAGAGCATAAAGGTGGTGGAAGACAGTACGATTGCATCTGGTGGTTGTATCGTAGAAACAAATTTTGGAAGTGTGGAGAGTCAGATAGAGACGCGTTGGGAAGAAATTTTGAAGGCTTTTTTGGGAAATAGTAATGAGCCAACAGTGCATTGATTTTGCACGCTATCAAAAAAGATTATCTGCCGTTGTTCCGTTCAAATACACAGGCAGGGTGGTTCATGTTGCAGGTCTGGTGATTGAATCAAATGGCCCATCCGTTCCAATAGGAGATTTGTGCTATGTTCACTTAAATAATGGGCATGCGCCAGTGCCCGCGGAAGTAGTGGGCTTTAAGGCGAAAAAAATACTTCTGATGCCCATCGGTGAATTAGATAGAATCAGTCCAGGGGCAAAAGTTGTGGCGTCAGGGTCTCCTTTGATGATAAAAGTAGGAATGGATCTCATGGGGCGAGTTATCGGAGGACTTGGTGAACCAATAGACGGAAAGGGGATGATAAAGATGGAAGAGTATCGTTCCATTTATAATTCTCCGCCTGATCCATTAAAAAGAAGCAGGATAAAGGAACCACTAAGGACTGGAATACGAGTGTTAGATGGATTATTTACCTGCGGAAAAGGGCAGCGGTTGGGTATATTTGCAGGGAGTGGTGTGGGAAAGAGTACGCTGATGGGTATGATCGCAAGAAATTCTGAAGCAGATGTAAATGTGATCGCCCTCATTGGTGAACGAGGTAGAGAGGTTCGTGAATTTATTGAAAAAAGCCTCGGTGAGGAAGGTCTAAAAAAGTCTGTGGTAGTCTCTGTTACTTCTGATAAACCGGCTTTATTGCGAGTAAAAGGCGCTTATATTGCTTCTACTGTTGCTGAGTATTTCAGAGATCAGGGAATGCAGGTAATGTTATTGGTGGATTCTGTTACGCGTTTTGCAAATGCACAGAGAGAAGTAGGGTTAGCGATTGGAGAACCTCCAACATCCAAAGGCTATACACCTTCTGTCTTTGCCTTGTTACCAAAGCTTTTGGAAAGGTCTGGAACCGGATCAAGAGGAAGCATTACAGGGTTATATACTGTGTTAGTAGATGGTGATGATATGAATGAACCTATTGCTGATGCTGTCAGAGGCATTCTTGATGGACATATCGTGTTGTCGAGAATGCTGGCCAATCAAAACCATTTTCCTGCGATCGACATCCTGGAAAGTGTTAGCAGGTGTATGGACGACATTATAACGTCAGAACACAGAAAAGCAGCCAATCAGCTAAAAACAGTATATGCCACATATAAAGAATCTGAGGATATGATTAATATCGGGGCATATGCAAAAGGGGGCAACCCCAAAATAGATTTTGCCATATCGATGATTGATCGGATAAAGGATTATCTGAAACAAGATGTTACGGAGGATAGTAAGCTTCATGATACAATTGCCAGACTTGAAAATCTTTGTACAAAAAATGAGGGATTGCGGAAGAATAACGTCATTAAGGCCGAGAAAAATCAGTAATTATTTACACTGATATGAGATTCCATTTTAAATTTCAAAAATTGCTGGAAATTGAAAAATGTCGGGAAGAAGGACTCGTGAAAGAATTGAAAATTTTGCAAAAGCAATTTCATGATGAGGAAAAGTTGCTGGGATTTTTACAGTCAATTCTGACGTTGCAACAATCGGAGATGGGAAAAAAATTATGTACGCAATCTGAAGCAGGAGTGTTTGTCCTCTTTGAATCATATTTTTCAAAACTGAATCGGGATATTGTCGTACAAAGCTCTAAAGTAAAAGAGGTTTTCAAAAAAATGGATCATGTACGGGAAAAACTCTTGATTGTATTTAAGAAGAGAAAAGTCCTTGAAAAATTACGGGAACGGTATAAAAAAGAATATAAAGAGCAGGTATTACGAATAGAAAATAAGCATTTCGATGAGGTTGCTACATCCAGGTTTTTTCGCAAACGTACGAAAGAAGATATCCATTAGTCATTCCTGGAGAATGTAATTATGAGACTTCTGGTAAACAAAAAAATGATGATGTTGCCTGGCATAGGAATTGTTGTTTTTGGAATTTCTGTCATGGGTATGATTTTTATGAGAGGTTCAAAGTCTTCGCTGACAGAGCAGACGACACAAGTAACATCTCAAGATGTAAATGAAGATGATGAAACAAATATAAATCAGATTGCTACTTCTACTGTTAAGAATAAAAAGATACAAAAAGACATGAAAGAGAAATTGGTGACGAAATTGCCTGCCGTATATAAACAAAATGCAACAACAATATTTAAACCTCTTTCTTCAAGTGAGATAGCTGTAATGTTAAAGGAAATAGAGATGGAAAAAAATGAGTATAAGAAAAGGAAGGAGATGTTGGATTATAAAGAGAAAGTCTTGGAGTCATTACGTGCTGACCTGGAAGCTGAGAGAAAGGAACTCGATGCTGTCAAACAGGAATTAAATAAAATTCTCGAAGTCGTATCTACTCAAAAGGTAAAACTAAAAAAAGAAACAGTTCAGCTTGATGAGGCAGAATCAAAAAACATAAAAAAATTGGCAGCCGTATATAGTGGTATGAAACCAGAAAAAGCAGCAATGATTATTAAAGAAATGGATGAGGATACTGCCGTTAAATTACTCACAATGATGGATGGTAAAAGTTCTGGAAGAATCTTGGAGTCTGTTGATCTTACTCTTGCGGTTAAATTGAGTGAAAGATTAAAATTATTGAAGAGTGATTTTAAAAAGGGCAAAAAATAATTTTATCCTTAAAATGTTTATATGAAACCTATGAAAAAGGTAAAGGTGTGTATCTATGGCAAAGAATACGGCAAAAAGTGAAATAGAGGAAACGCTGGAGGAAAAGATCGCAGATCAGCCGACAAATAAGGGGAAAGGTAATAAAACTCTCATAATGATGGGCGGGGTCGTTCTGATCTCAGTCGGATGTGCGTTTGTATTTGTTTCAAAGGTATATCCTTCATTAATAGGAAATACACAACCAGATGTGATGGAACAAGACCAGAAACAAGCAGAAGAGACAGCAGATGAACAAACAGCGAAACTCCCTGAAATAAAGAAGGAACCAGTCTCTACATCAAAAAAGAAGGATGAAAAAGGAAAAGAGGATAAAAAAGAGGTCGCGGAAGAATCCATGATTGTACCCCTCGATACAGTCATCGTAAATCTTTGTGGTTCCGGTGGGAGACGATATCTTAAGGCTAAGATAAACCTGGAAGCAAGGGACGAAGACGTAAAAAAGAAGATCGAAGCCAGATCAGTACAAATAAAAGATCGGTTAATTTCTATCCTTTCTTCAAAAACATTGGAAGATGCTGAAGGGTTGGAAGGGCAGGAAAGCCTTCGAAGGGAAATAAAAGATGCTGTAGACGTAGTATTAAAGATGGAAGACGGGATACTGCAAGTATATTTTACAGAGTTTGTTATCCAATAATGCATCAAATCGAGGATTGATGAAATGTCAAATGCAATACTGAGCAACCAGGAAGTGGATGCACTCCTATCTGCTATAGAAAGTGGGCAAGTATTGGTTGGACAAAAGATTGAGCCCAAAAAAGACAGAAAAGTTCAACATTATGATTTCAGTCGTCCTGATAGATTTCCGAGGGAACAAAAGCGCCGATTACAGAAGATTAGTGAAGAGATGGCCAAAACGATTGGGATTACACTTTCCCGATTCCTCAGAGTTTCAGTAAATGTTGAACTTATTGCTATTGAAGAATTTAGTTACGAAGTGTTTGTGAATTCATTTACTGATCCAGTGTGTGCAAATGTTGTGAACTTAAATCCTCTCGCCGGATTTGGTTGCTTGACTGTTGATGTAGGTTTTTGTCTTGCTATTGTAGATCGAGGTTTAGGCGGACCAGGGAAAATACCACAAAAGATCAGACCCCTTACATTAATCGAAGAGTCGGTAGTGGGTGCGGTGTTATCTAATATTATAGAAGAGATAAGGCTTTGCTGGTTAAAGATGGTTCAACCAGAATGGAAGATAGAAAAGATGGATACTGATATAAAATCATTACAGATTGCGCCCCCTACTGAACTCATGATATCAATCAATTTTGCTGCAAACGGAGATCTGGGTAATGGGACAATCATTTTATGTATTCCTGTCATGAGTCTGGAAATGATAATGGTAAAATCAAAAATAGAAAAAATGAAGAGGGAAGACGAAATTGTCATTATTAAAGATGTTATGAGAGAAACAAAGTTAACTACTTCTGTGATCCTAGGAACAACCCAATTGATGTTTAATGAACTCATTCATCTGAAAGTTGGGGATGTAATAAAACTGGATAACAAGATAACAGAGGATATACGCATGGAGATTGGGGAAAAAACAAAATGTAGCGGTAAGCCAGGCGCAATCGGCAAAAAGATGGCATTTCAGGTATCGTCTGTATCTTATTAGCAGTTCAGAATTTTTGATATGGGTATCTTTTTGTTATACTTCGACTTCACTCAGCGTGAGTTCATTCCGAGCGGGGGGAATCTGATTAATTGATTGAATTACTATAAAGGGGTAAAACATGGAACAAGTAAAAGAGATTGATACAAATGAGAATACAGATGCTGAGACATCAATACAATCAGTACAGTTTAGTCAACTAAACTCCATTGCTACTGACGGTATTAAAGACGAAAGTAAGCGTAATTTAGATTTGATCCTGGACATCTCAGTGCCTGTTTCGGTTGAGCTGGGACGTACAAACATGTTGGTAAAAGATATCCTTGCTTTATCGCAAGGATCAATTGTGGAGTTAGATAAAATAGCGGGTACACCTGTTGACTTGCTCGTTCGTGGAAAACTCTTAGCACAGGGGGAAGTCGTTGTTGTAGATGAGAACTTCGGTTTGAAGATTACAAATATATGCGGTTCTGAAGAACGGGTGAGAAATTTGGGATGATCTGTTCTAATTCCGTAAGTAAATTTTTTGAATCTGAATCGTTATTTTTTGGAAATTTTCAGCTTCCTCTCCGGATGCGTTTTATTTGCCGGT contains:
- a CDS encoding flagellar motor switch protein FliM — its product is MSNAILSNQEVDALLSAIESGQVLVGQKIEPKKDRKVQHYDFSRPDRFPREQKRRLQKISEEMAKTIGITLSRFLRVSVNVELIAIEEFSYEVFVNSFTDPVCANVVNLNPLAGFGCLTVDVGFCLAIVDRGLGGPGKIPQKIRPLTLIEESVVGAVLSNIIEEIRLCWLKMVQPEWKIEKMDTDIKSLQIAPPTELMISINFAANGDLGNGTIILCIPVMSLEMIMVKSKIEKMKREDEIVIIKDVMRETKLTTSVILGTTQLMFNELIHLKVGDVIKLDNKITEDIRMEIGEKTKCSGKPGAIGKKMAFQVSSVSY
- the fliN gene encoding flagellar motor switch protein FliN; its protein translation is MEQVKEIDTNENTDAETSIQSVQFSQLNSIATDGIKDESKRNLDLILDISVPVSVELGRTNMLVKDILALSQGSIVELDKIAGTPVDLLVRGKLLAQGEVVVVDENFGLKITNICGSEERVRNLG
- a CDS encoding flagellar basal body-associated FliL family protein, with protein sequence MAKNTAKSEIEETLEEKIADQPTNKGKGNKTLIMMGGVVLISVGCAFVFVSKVYPSLIGNTQPDVMEQDQKQAEETADEQTAKLPEIKKEPVSTSKKKDEKGKEDKKEVAEESMIVPLDTVIVNLCGSGGRRYLKAKINLEARDEDVKKKIEARSVQIKDRLISILSSKTLEDAEGLEGQESLRREIKDAVDVVLKMEDGILQVYFTEFVIQ
- a CDS encoding MotE family protein, with the translated sequence MRLLVNKKMMMLPGIGIVVFGISVMGMIFMRGSKSSLTEQTTQVTSQDVNEDDETNINQIATSTVKNKKIQKDMKEKLVTKLPAVYKQNATTIFKPLSSSEIAVMLKEIEMEKNEYKKRKEMLDYKEKVLESLRADLEAERKELDAVKQELNKILEVVSTQKVKLKKETVQLDEAESKNIKKLAAVYSGMKPEKAAMIIKEMDEDTAVKLLTMMDGKSSGRILESVDLTLAVKLSERLKLLKSDFKKGKK